Proteins co-encoded in one Sulfuricaulis limicola genomic window:
- the metK gene encoding methionine adenosyltransferase, whose amino-acid sequence MSDGFLFTSESVSEGHPDKVCDQVSDAVLDAILTQDKTARVACETLVKNNLVVLAGEITTKANVDFDKVVREVVRHIGYTDEMGFGPNSCTVLTAIGRQSPDIAAGVDEGKGLDLEQGAGDQGLMFGYATSETDVLMPMPITLAHRLVKRQAEVRKSKLNWLRPDAKSQVTVKYVNNQPAGIDAVVLSTQHAPGVKYDTLKEAVIEEIVKPVLPKEWLTRDTKYFINPTGSFEIGGPVGDAGLTGRKIIVDTYGGMARHGGGAFSGKDPSKVDRSAAYAGRYVAKNVVAAGLATRCEIQIAYAIGVAKPVSVHVDTFGTGAIPDAKIAELVIKHFDLRPKGIVQMLDLLRPVYLATAAYGHFGRTEAGFSWERTDKAEALREAAGLKARSAATA is encoded by the coding sequence ATGTCGGACGGTTTTCTTTTCACTTCTGAGTCGGTATCCGAAGGTCATCCGGACAAAGTCTGCGACCAGGTCTCGGACGCCGTGCTGGACGCCATCCTGACGCAGGACAAGACCGCGCGCGTGGCGTGTGAAACGCTGGTAAAGAACAACCTCGTGGTGCTGGCGGGTGAGATCACCACCAAGGCCAACGTGGATTTCGACAAGGTGGTGCGTGAGGTGGTGCGCCACATCGGCTACACCGACGAGATGGGCTTCGGCCCGAATAGCTGCACCGTGCTCACCGCCATCGGCCGCCAGTCGCCTGACATCGCCGCCGGCGTGGATGAGGGCAAGGGTCTCGACCTCGAACAGGGCGCCGGCGACCAGGGCCTGATGTTCGGCTATGCCACCAGCGAGACCGACGTGCTCATGCCCATGCCGATCACACTGGCGCATCGCCTGGTGAAGCGGCAGGCCGAGGTGCGCAAGAGCAAACTCAACTGGCTGCGCCCGGACGCCAAGTCGCAGGTCACCGTAAAGTACGTGAATAACCAGCCGGCCGGCATCGACGCCGTAGTGCTTTCGACCCAGCATGCCCCGGGCGTCAAATACGACACCCTGAAGGAAGCCGTGATCGAGGAAATCGTGAAACCGGTGCTGCCGAAAGAATGGCTCACCCGTGACACCAAGTATTTCATCAACCCGACCGGCTCTTTCGAGATCGGCGGCCCGGTGGGTGACGCCGGCCTGACCGGCCGCAAGATCATTGTCGACACCTACGGCGGCATGGCGCGCCACGGCGGCGGTGCTTTCTCCGGCAAGGATCCGTCCAAGGTCGACCGCTCGGCGGCCTACGCCGGGCGTTACGTCGCCAAGAACGTCGTCGCCGCGGGCCTGGCCACGCGTTGCGAGATCCAGATCGCCTACGCCATCGGCGTGGCCAAACCGGTGTCGGTGCATGTCGACACCTTCGGCACCGGCGCGATTCCGGATGCGAAGATCGCCGAACTGGTGATCAAACATTTCGACCTGCGGCCCAAGGGCATCGTGCAGATGCTCGACCTGCTGCGCCCGGTGTATCTGGCGACCGCGGCCTACGGCCATTTCGGCCGCACCGAAGCCGGCTTCAGCTGGGAGCGCACCGACAAAGCCGAGGCCCTGCGCGAAGCCGCCGGTCTCAAGGCCAGGAGCGCGGCCACCGCGTAA
- a CDS encoding rhodanese-like domain-containing protein has translation MSETVKTLSPKEAHKFLQDHPNALLVDVRSHMEFLFVGHPAGAIHIPWIDEPDWKVNPHFVTLVRQAMLGGAGGAAPVVLICRSGVRSLEAGKLLLEAGISDVYNVAEGFEGQLDDKHHRSALGGWRFHGLPWEQC, from the coding sequence ATGAGCGAAACCGTCAAAACCCTGAGTCCCAAGGAGGCGCACAAATTCCTCCAGGATCATCCTAACGCACTGCTGGTGGACGTGCGCTCGCACATGGAATTCCTGTTTGTCGGGCATCCCGCGGGGGCCATTCATATTCCCTGGATCGACGAGCCGGATTGGAAAGTGAATCCTCACTTTGTCACCCTGGTGCGCCAGGCCATGCTGGGCGGTGCGGGCGGTGCGGCACCGGTCGTGCTGATCTGCCGCAGCGGGGTGCGCTCGCTCGAGGCCGGCAAGCTGCTGCTCGAGGCCGGGATCAGCGACGTCTACAACGTGGCCGAAGGTTTCGAGGGGCAACTGGATGACAAGCATCATCGCAGCGCCCTCGGGGGCTGGCGCTTCCACGGCCTGCCGTGGGAACAGTGCTGA
- a CDS encoding tRNA 2-thiocytidine biosynthesis TtcA family protein yields the protein MLPASVLPKPVTRPRPPRPLLRSVGSAIADFSMIRPGDRVLLGLSGGKDSLSLLHVLLELRDKAPVRFELGAATVDPCIEGFDPSYLKDYVAALGVPYYYRRQDIVGRALKTMRGDSFCAYCSRMRRGILYATAREQGYNVLALAHHLDDLAESFLMSAFYGGSLRTMKAHYVNDAGDLRIIRPLVYARERQTRDFAIRSGLPATMDNCPACFSMPTQRMHVKALLSEQEKTQKGLFQNLLTAITPLMSERLPK from the coding sequence ATGCTCCCTGCCAGCGTCTTGCCCAAGCCGGTAACCCGACCCCGCCCGCCAAGGCCCTTGTTGCGGTCGGTCGGTTCGGCCATTGCGGACTTTTCCATGATACGCCCGGGCGACCGTGTTCTGCTCGGACTTTCCGGCGGCAAGGACAGCCTGTCGCTCCTGCACGTGTTGCTTGAGTTGCGCGACAAGGCCCCGGTGCGTTTCGAACTGGGGGCGGCTACGGTCGATCCCTGCATCGAGGGCTTCGATCCTTCTTATCTCAAGGACTACGTCGCGGCCCTGGGTGTTCCGTACTATTACCGGCGCCAGGACATCGTCGGCCGCGCACTCAAGACCATGCGCGGCGATTCTTTCTGCGCCTATTGCTCGCGCATGCGGCGCGGCATTCTGTATGCCACCGCCCGGGAACAGGGCTACAACGTGCTGGCGCTGGCACATCATCTGGACGATCTGGCCGAGTCATTTCTGATGAGCGCCTTTTACGGCGGCAGCCTGCGCACCATGAAGGCGCATTACGTCAACGACGCCGGCGACTTGCGCATCATTCGCCCGCTGGTGTATGCGCGTGAACGCCAGACCCGGGATTTTGCTATCCGCTCCGGGCTCCCCGCCACCATGGATAACTGCCCGGCCTGTTTCAGCATGCCAACTCAGCGTATGCATGTGAAGGCCCTGCTTTCAGAGCAAGAAAAGACACAAAAAGGACTTTTTCAGAATTTATTGACAGCAATTACCCCACTAATGTCAGAAAGATTGCCAAAGTGA
- a CDS encoding IS1595 family transposase codes for MKYTHKNFVEDFPDDAACLARIMELRYGNEPICDKCGKSTHFHPITGRRAFACQWCGHHVYPCVGTPFEKSSTPLTLWFHAMYLMTATRNGVSAKELQRQLGVTYKTAWRIGHEIRKLMGERNELNGPLSGHVEIDETYIGGKATGKGRHGALSGDNKTIVMGMIQRGGPFKGQIVPDVKRRTLKPIIRENVEYGSTISTDELSAYNVLPVYGYQHGKVSHRQKQYVNGLFHVNNIENFWKHLKGGIRSTHMSVSPKYLQNYIEEFGFRYNHRKEPGTMFYRMLSHLAKKETAV; via the coding sequence ATGAAATACACCCACAAAAACTTTGTCGAAGATTTCCCAGATGATGCGGCCTGTTTGGCCAGAATCATGGAACTCCGGTACGGAAACGAGCCGATTTGTGACAAATGTGGGAAATCTACTCATTTCCACCCAATCACCGGTCGGCGGGCCTTTGCCTGCCAGTGGTGCGGGCATCACGTCTACCCCTGCGTTGGAACCCCGTTTGAGAAGTCCTCAACGCCCCTGACGCTCTGGTTTCATGCCATGTACCTCATGACGGCCACTCGCAACGGCGTGTCGGCCAAAGAGCTTCAGCGGCAGCTAGGCGTAACCTACAAGACCGCCTGGCGCATCGGCCATGAGATACGCAAGCTCATGGGCGAAAGAAACGAACTCAACGGGCCGCTCTCCGGCCACGTCGAAATAGACGAGACCTACATCGGCGGCAAGGCCACCGGCAAGGGTCGTCATGGTGCCTTGTCAGGCGACAACAAGACCATCGTCATGGGCATGATTCAGCGCGGCGGCCCATTCAAGGGTCAGATCGTGCCAGACGTGAAACGGCGTACTTTGAAACCGATCATCAGAGAAAACGTCGAGTACGGCAGCACCATCAGCACCGATGAATTAAGTGCTTACAACGTGCTTCCGGTTTACGGATACCAACATGGCAAAGTTTCTCACAGGCAAAAGCAGTATGTGAACGGCCTGTTTCATGTGAACAACATAGAGAATTTCTGGAAGCACCTGAAAGGTGGCATCCGTTCCACGCACATGTCCGTGTCGCCGAAATACTTACAGAACTACATCGAGGAATTTGGTTTCCGATACAACCATCGGAAAGAACCCGGCACTATGTTTTACCGAATGCTTTCACACCTTGCTAAAAAAGAGACTGCTGTTTGA
- a CDS encoding M48 family metallopeptidase, which yields MKIRIPVVLLLTAVLCTPAAHALKLGDLNVDKLKEVKGKLKPLKEPSEADEIEIGKGVAANLLGAAPPVNDPQLQAYVNRVGQWVAMHTERPDLPWHFAVLDTDGVNAFATPGGYVFITRGMLLRMRDEAELAGVLAHEASHVVEKHALKTMRKGTLAGLAGDALSNYAEKKGKEEFTKIVSASTEIYARGLDKEDEYAADRAGVVIATRAGYDPYGLPSVLQTLASINPKDDAVALMFKTHPDSGKRLELVSNAMEGRLDKFIENPRVESRFSSIIKSHIASYKPDVSRQGK from the coding sequence ATGAAAATCCGCATCCCCGTGGTTTTGTTGCTGACGGCCGTGCTGTGCACTCCCGCGGCCCATGCGCTCAAGCTTGGCGACCTCAACGTGGACAAGCTCAAGGAAGTCAAAGGCAAGCTCAAGCCGCTGAAGGAACCCTCCGAGGCCGACGAGATCGAAATCGGCAAGGGCGTGGCTGCCAACCTGCTGGGCGCGGCGCCACCCGTGAATGACCCGCAGCTGCAGGCCTACGTGAATCGCGTCGGCCAATGGGTGGCGATGCACACCGAGCGCCCCGATCTGCCCTGGCACTTCGCCGTGCTCGACACCGATGGCGTGAATGCCTTCGCGACGCCGGGCGGTTACGTCTTCATCACGCGCGGCATGCTGCTGCGCATGCGCGACGAGGCCGAACTGGCTGGCGTGCTGGCGCATGAGGCATCGCATGTGGTGGAAAAACACGCGCTCAAGACCATGCGCAAGGGCACGCTCGCCGGGCTCGCCGGCGATGCCCTCAGTAATTACGCCGAGAAGAAGGGCAAAGAGGAATTCACCAAGATCGTCAGCGCCAGTACCGAGATCTATGCGCGTGGCCTGGATAAGGAAGACGAATATGCCGCCGACCGTGCCGGGGTGGTAATTGCCACCCGTGCCGGCTATGACCCTTATGGCTTGCCCTCGGTATTGCAGACACTCGCCTCCATTAACCCCAAGGATGATGCGGTCGCACTGATGTTCAAAACCCACCCGGACTCCGGAAAACGACTGGAATTGGTATCGAACGCCATGGAAGGCCGGTTAGACAAATTTATTGAAAATCCCAGGGTAGAATCACGATTTTCTTCGATAATTAAATCCCACATAGCCAGCTATAAACCGGATGTGTCCCGACAGGGCAAGTAG
- a CDS encoding SH3 domain-containing protein, which translates to MITLISLLGLASLGAACGQESGGGKTAGTTATESRTIETATVATNAATAAKQPAAAKSTAAVRETGATRAAVTLMATPYSDAKPAGQLAANTTVDILERRGGWLRISAKGASGWAKLHQVRVGEGPEATKSGEGLAILKNVGETGRSGSTGIVATTGIRGLSAEGLKNAKPDPAAVKAIEHYRVTAAQAREYAKSAGLKEASVPALPKPE; encoded by the coding sequence TTGATCACGCTGATATCGCTGCTCGGACTCGCCTCGCTGGGCGCGGCCTGCGGCCAGGAGAGCGGCGGCGGGAAAACCGCCGGCACTACCGCGACCGAAAGCCGCACCATCGAAACCGCCACCGTCGCCACGAATGCCGCCACAGCCGCCAAACAACCGGCAGCGGCCAAAAGCACCGCCGCGGTCCGGGAAACCGGCGCTACGCGCGCGGCGGTCACCCTGATGGCCACGCCGTACAGCGATGCCAAACCGGCCGGCCAGCTGGCGGCGAACACCACGGTGGATATCCTCGAGCGCCGTGGCGGCTGGCTGCGTATCTCTGCCAAGGGCGCGAGCGGTTGGGCCAAATTGCACCAGGTGCGCGTGGGCGAGGGCCCGGAGGCCACAAAGTCCGGAGAGGGTCTGGCGATTCTGAAGAATGTCGGCGAGACCGGCCGCTCCGGATCGACGGGCATCGTCGCCACTACCGGCATCCGCGGTCTGAGTGCCGAGGGGCTCAAGAATGCCAAGCCTGATCCTGCCGCCGTGAAGGCAATCGAGCACTATCGCGTCACCGCCGCCCAGGCGCGCGAATACGCCAAGTCTGCCGGCCTGAAAGAAGCCAGCGTCCCGGCCCTGCCGAAACCGGAATAA
- a CDS encoding lipid A biosynthesis acyltransferase has translation MSPSRSTKTRTDGRDQSPSYLTLKLPKSAYAPRWWPSWLWLLFLRCTALLPLAWSRALGAGLGLLMMVTNEKRASIARVNLEMCFPKLSLREREHLLRRHFIVNGQSYFDLAWLAWTSERRLLRKTHFRGLEQYHELRGRNIILLAPHCVGLNFGGTMASRARATFSMVKLQRDPVVNWLLNRGRMRFGSFLLSRTQGLRPVIRGLKQGLAFYYLPDEDFGQRQSVFVPFFGVPTATLTTLGRLAHMTNALVVPCFTRLLPGGRGYEVILKPPLEDFPNGDRVRDAARMNEAIEEGLRPMPEQYLWTFKLFKTRPGNAPSPYG, from the coding sequence ATGAGCCCATCACGTTCGACGAAAACCAGGACCGACGGCCGGGATCAATCACCTTCCTATCTGACACTCAAGCTGCCGAAAAGCGCGTATGCGCCGCGCTGGTGGCCGAGCTGGCTGTGGCTGTTGTTTCTGCGTTGCACCGCGCTGTTGCCACTCGCCTGGTCGCGCGCGCTCGGCGCCGGCTTGGGGCTGCTCATGATGGTCACGAATGAAAAGCGCGCAAGCATCGCGCGTGTCAATCTCGAAATGTGTTTTCCGAAACTCAGCCTGCGCGAGCGCGAGCATCTGCTGCGGCGGCATTTCATCGTGAACGGCCAGAGCTATTTCGATCTCGCCTGGCTCGCGTGGACCTCGGAACGCCGTCTGCTGCGCAAGACGCACTTCCGCGGGCTGGAGCAGTATCACGAGCTGCGCGGACGCAACATCATCCTGCTCGCGCCGCACTGCGTCGGCCTGAATTTCGGCGGCACCATGGCCAGCCGCGCGCGCGCGACGTTCTCGATGGTCAAGCTGCAGCGCGACCCGGTGGTCAACTGGCTGCTCAACCGCGGGCGCATGCGCTTCGGCAGTTTCCTGCTGTCGCGCACGCAGGGCTTGCGCCCGGTGATCCGCGGGCTGAAACAGGGGCTCGCCTTCTATTATTTGCCGGACGAGGATTTCGGCCAGCGCCAGTCGGTGTTCGTGCCGTTCTTCGGCGTGCCGACGGCGACGCTGACCACGCTCGGCCGGCTCGCGCACATGACCAACGCGCTGGTGGTGCCGTGCTTCACGCGCCTGCTGCCGGGCGGGCGCGGCTACGAAGTGATCCTGAAGCCGCCGCTCGAGGATTTTCCCAACGGCGATCGCGTGCGCGATGCCGCGCGCATGAACGAAGCGATCGAGGAAGGCCTGCGCCCCATGCCGGAACAGTACCTGTGGACTTTCAAGCTGTTCAAGACCCGTCCGGGCAACGCGCCGTCGCCTTATGGCTGA
- a CDS encoding lysophospholipid acyltransferase family protein — MAETGLRRFRHPRYWPTWVGLGFMRAVSWLPLPVIALFGRALGMLLYALHAPRRRVVHVNIRLCFPELSPGAQARIVRRHFRAFGQTLLDIGVGWWASESRLRRVTRFRGREHYDQALRENKNIILLAPHFLGLDIGGIRTSAERPVVSVFRHPDNELIAHVMHRARSRFGAHLVEHNKPFTALVRQTKKGMPLYYLPDQDAGRRNSVFAPFFGIPAATFAVLPRLAQMTDAVVIPCVTRQLSWGRGYEIEFRPPLKDFPSGDALADTTQMNREIEAAVREMPEQYFWLHKRFKTRPPGEPRLY; from the coding sequence ATGGCTGAGACCGGCCTGCGTCGCTTCCGGCATCCGCGCTACTGGCCAACGTGGGTCGGTCTCGGGTTCATGCGTGCGGTGAGCTGGCTGCCGTTGCCGGTGATTGCCTTGTTCGGGCGGGCGCTGGGCATGTTGTTGTATGCCCTGCATGCCCCGCGTCGGCGTGTGGTACACGTCAACATCCGGTTGTGTTTCCCGGAGCTGTCACCGGGGGCGCAGGCGCGCATCGTGCGCCGGCATTTCCGCGCCTTCGGCCAGACCTTGCTCGACATCGGCGTCGGCTGGTGGGCCTCCGAATCCCGCTTGCGCCGGGTGACCCGTTTTCGCGGGCGCGAGCATTACGACCAGGCGCTGCGCGAGAACAAAAACATCATCCTGCTGGCGCCGCACTTTCTCGGGCTCGACATCGGCGGCATACGCACCTCGGCCGAACGGCCGGTGGTATCGGTGTTCCGCCATCCGGACAACGAACTGATCGCGCATGTCATGCATCGCGCCCGCTCGCGCTTTGGGGCGCATCTGGTGGAGCACAACAAACCATTCACGGCGCTGGTGCGGCAGACGAAAAAAGGCATGCCGCTGTATTACCTGCCGGACCAGGACGCCGGCCGGCGCAACTCGGTGTTCGCGCCGTTTTTCGGCATCCCCGCCGCGACCTTCGCGGTGTTGCCGCGCCTGGCGCAGATGACCGACGCGGTGGTGATTCCCTGCGTCACGCGCCAGTTGTCCTGGGGGCGCGGCTACGAGATTGAATTCCGCCCGCCGCTGAAGGATTTTCCCTCCGGCGACGCGCTCGCCGACACCACGCAGATGAACCGGGAAATCGAAGCCGCGGTGCGGGAAATGCCGGAGCAGTATTTCTGGCTGCACAAGCGCTTCAAGACCCGCCCCCCGGGCGAGCCCAGGTTGTATTAG
- a CDS encoding tetratricopeptide repeat protein, with product MAIVDNLEAMLARGQDSSLLRYSLGGEYLKLNQPGKAAEHLRQAVAKDPKYSAAWKLLGKALAEAGHNDEAIKAYEDGIKVAEEKGDKQAAKEMAVFLKRLHK from the coding sequence ATGGCGATCGTCGACAACCTGGAAGCCATGCTCGCGCGCGGCCAGGACAGTTCGCTGTTGCGCTACAGCCTCGGCGGCGAATATCTGAAACTCAACCAACCCGGCAAGGCCGCCGAACACCTGCGCCAGGCCGTGGCAAAAGACCCGAAATATTCCGCCGCCTGGAAACTGCTCGGCAAGGCATTGGCCGAGGCCGGGCACAACGACGAAGCGATTAAAGCCTACGAGGATGGGATCAAAGTCGCGGAAGAAAAAGGCGACAAACAGGCGGCGAAGGAGATGGCGGTTTTTCTTAAACGATTACATAAATAG
- a CDS encoding sigma-54-dependent transcriptional regulator, producing MNPGYILVVDDEPDIRRLMQEILEDEHYKVSAVENAAAAREAVKKQRPDLVLLDIWMPGTDGISLLREWSQAGPLEMPVIMISGHGTVETAVEATRLGAYDFIEKPVSMGKLLVTIERALENDKLRRENLRLRRQAEPAATLTGKSALMQQLRDNIERIAATDAGVLIAGEAGSGKAVAARYLHAHSARKDHPFVEVSLTAVTPAHAAAQLFGQESKGAVTPGCFEQAAGGTLLLNEIGGLDLATQARLLDALEQKRFTRVGGHEPIPLDARVIAASDQDLLKAVEEKRFREDLYYRLNVVPLRVPSLREHHEDVPELINFYVNWMADNEHLAYRKFTTGALNLLRNYSWPGNVRELRNVVQRLLILHRGEEVTEAEVEQTLGNPAPVSPESYPPTLMEMPLRDARDQFEKAYLEHHLKRTGGNVAEVARLSGMERTHLYRKLKQLGVNPKPPKE from the coding sequence ATGAATCCCGGTTACATCCTGGTGGTGGACGACGAGCCGGACATCCGCCGGCTGATGCAGGAAATCCTCGAGGACGAACACTACAAAGTGAGCGCGGTGGAGAACGCCGCGGCCGCGCGCGAGGCGGTGAAAAAACAGCGCCCGGACCTGGTGCTGCTCGACATCTGGATGCCGGGCACCGATGGCATCAGCCTGCTGCGCGAATGGTCGCAGGCCGGCCCGCTGGAGATGCCGGTGATCATGATCTCCGGCCACGGCACGGTCGAGACCGCGGTCGAGGCCACGCGCCTCGGTGCCTACGACTTCATCGAAAAACCCGTATCCATGGGCAAGCTGCTGGTGACCATCGAGCGCGCGCTCGAGAATGACAAGCTGCGCCGCGAAAACCTGCGCCTGCGCCGCCAGGCCGAGCCCGCCGCCACGCTCACCGGCAAGAGCGCGCTCATGCAGCAGCTGCGCGATAACATCGAGCGCATCGCCGCCACCGACGCCGGGGTGCTGATCGCCGGCGAGGCCGGCAGCGGCAAGGCCGTGGCGGCGCGCTACCTGCACGCCCACAGCGCGCGCAAGGATCACCCCTTCGTCGAGGTCAGCCTGACGGCGGTCACGCCGGCGCACGCGGCGGCGCAGCTGTTCGGGCAGGAGAGCAAGGGCGCCGTCACGCCCGGCTGCTTCGAACAGGCCGCCGGCGGCACGCTGTTGCTCAACGAAATAGGCGGCCTCGATCTCGCCACCCAGGCGCGCCTGCTGGATGCGCTCGAACAGAAGCGCTTCACCCGCGTCGGCGGTCATGAACCCATCCCGCTGGATGCGCGCGTCATCGCCGCCAGCGACCAGGACCTGCTCAAGGCGGTGGAGGAAAAGCGTTTCCGCGAGGACCTTTATTACCGTCTCAACGTCGTGCCGCTGCGCGTGCCGAGCCTGCGCGAGCACCACGAGGACGTGCCGGAGTTGATCAATTTCTACGTCAACTGGATGGCTGACAACGAGCACCTGGCGTACCGCAAATTCACCACCGGTGCGCTCAACCTGCTGCGCAATTACTCCTGGCCGGGCAACGTGCGCGAGCTGCGCAACGTGGTGCAACGATTATTGATCCTGCATCGTGGCGAAGAAGTCACCGAGGCCGAGGTCGAGCAGACCCTCGGCAACCCGGCGCCGGTGTCGCCCGAATCCTATCCGCCAACACTCATGGAAATGCCGCTGCGCGACGCGCGCGACCAGTTCGAAAAGGCCTACCTCGAACACCATCTCAAGCGCACCGGCGGCAACGTCGCCGAGGTCGCGCGCCTGTCCGGCATGGAACGCACGCACCTGTACCGCAAGCTCAAGCAACTCGGCGTCAATCCCAAACCGCCCAAGGAATAG
- a CDS encoding sensor histidine kinase, with translation MESRPLKSETGTARLRTEGRNRTVTRYVTGFTPLAVLSLLLIAAFIMMNAAAQNSALFGRLYSVLLLVNILGAVLLIALILLNLFHFAEQYRARVVGTRLTLRLLVMFVVLAVVPVSVVFYFSIQALNRGIDNWFDVRIERALDDALLLGRTALDAQRQDLVKTAQEIAVELETLPLRQKISADPSELSLLNALREQYNITELTLFTQDRQILASSSEANLEAGTLVPDRPSDSVMAQVRQGLTWSNLDAIGKAGLRLRVVVPVHARDVGAPLRILQVLQALPPRYAKLGESVQSAFAEYEKLVYLRGPLKFGFTLTLSLIALLTLLIAVWAAIFFARRLATPIRELAEATHAVAQGDYQKQIPVTSHDELGILVESFNDMTRRIHRAQLQSKRSQQEAEIQRAYLETVLGHLSSGVLTFNQHLLLRTHNPAAAQILGADLRAGERKPLAWLAENYPALQPLIEAVEQAANAGQDEWQVQIELSVNNHRRTLMLRGTSLPSWREKRGAYVVVFDDITTLIQAQREAAWGEVARRMAHEIKNPLTPIQLSAERIRHKYLRQVPEEERDTLERATRTIIEQVDSLKTMVNDFSEYARSAQMQSRPVDLNDLIRDVVELYKNTRGGAGVVPLHRGTRTGKGKTSRAVTTKLDLGDQLPRILADPGRLRQVLHNLLLNARDALTNTPRPVIRLGTRVAGENNHRFVELTVQDNGPGFPDALLARLYEPYVTHKEKGTGLGLAIVKRIVEEHGGTIRAYNLKEGGACVIIRLPAGTAAAESPPVSQTARGETQA, from the coding sequence GTGGAAAGTCGCCCCCTGAAAAGCGAAACCGGGACTGCCCGCCTGCGGACCGAGGGACGGAACCGCACCGTCACCCGTTACGTCACCGGTTTCACGCCGCTGGCGGTACTGTCGCTGCTGCTGATCGCCGCCTTCATCATGATGAACGCGGCGGCGCAGAACTCGGCGCTGTTCGGGCGGCTGTATTCGGTGCTGCTGCTGGTCAACATCCTTGGCGCGGTGCTGCTGATCGCGCTGATCCTGCTCAACCTGTTTCATTTCGCGGAGCAATACCGCGCGCGCGTGGTCGGCACGCGCCTGACCCTGCGGCTGCTGGTGATGTTCGTGGTGCTGGCGGTGGTGCCGGTGTCGGTGGTGTTCTATTTCTCCATCCAGGCGCTCAACCGCGGCATCGACAACTGGTTCGACGTGCGCATCGAGCGCGCGCTCGATGACGCGCTGCTGCTCGGGCGCACCGCGCTCGACGCGCAACGCCAGGACCTGGTGAAAACCGCCCAGGAGATCGCGGTGGAACTGGAAACCCTGCCGCTGCGGCAGAAAATCAGCGCCGACCCTTCGGAGCTTTCGTTGCTCAACGCCCTGCGCGAACAATACAACATTACCGAACTCACGCTGTTTACGCAGGACCGCCAGATTCTCGCGTCCAGCAGCGAGGCCAATCTCGAGGCCGGCACGCTGGTGCCGGACCGGCCGAGTGACTCCGTCATGGCCCAGGTGCGCCAGGGCCTGACCTGGTCCAATCTCGACGCCATCGGCAAGGCCGGCCTGCGGCTACGCGTGGTGGTGCCGGTGCACGCACGCGACGTGGGCGCGCCGCTGCGCATACTGCAGGTGCTGCAGGCGCTGCCTCCGCGCTACGCCAAGCTCGGCGAGTCGGTGCAATCGGCCTTCGCCGAATACGAAAAACTGGTGTACCTGCGCGGGCCGCTCAAGTTCGGCTTCACGCTGACGCTGTCGCTGATCGCGCTGCTGACGCTGCTGATCGCGGTGTGGGCGGCGATCTTCTTCGCACGGCGGCTGGCGACGCCAATCCGCGAGCTGGCCGAGGCCACGCACGCGGTGGCGCAGGGCGACTACCAGAAGCAGATCCCGGTCACCAGCCACGACGAGCTCGGCATCCTGGTCGAATCCTTCAACGACATGACGCGCCGCATCCATCGCGCGCAGCTGCAGTCCAAGCGCAGCCAGCAGGAAGCCGAGATCCAGCGCGCCTACCTCGAAACCGTGCTCGGCCACCTGTCCTCGGGCGTGCTCACCTTCAACCAGCACCTGCTGCTGCGCACGCACAATCCGGCGGCGGCCCAGATTCTCGGAGCCGACCTGCGAGCCGGCGAGCGCAAGCCGCTCGCCTGGCTGGCGGAAAACTACCCGGCGCTGCAGCCGCTGATCGAAGCCGTGGAACAGGCCGCGAACGCGGGGCAGGATGAATGGCAGGTGCAGATCGAGTTGTCGGTCAACAATCACCGCCGCACCCTGATGTTGCGCGGCACATCGCTGCCTTCCTGGCGCGAAAAACGCGGCGCCTATGTCGTCGTGTTCGACGACATCACCACGCTGATTCAGGCCCAGCGCGAGGCCGCCTGGGGCGAGGTGGCGCGGCGCATGGCGCACGAGATCAAGAACCCGCTGACGCCGATCCAGCTCTCGGCCGAGCGCATCCGCCACAAGTACCTGCGCCAGGTGCCGGAGGAGGAACGCGACACGCTCGAACGAGCCACGCGCACGATTATTGAACAAGTTGACTCGCTGAAAACCATGGTCAACGATTTCTCCGAGTACGCGCGCTCGGCCCAGATGCAATCGCGCCCGGTGGATCTGAACGATCTCATCCGCGACGTGGTCGAGCTCTACAAAAACACGCGCGGCGGCGCGGGCGTGGTGCCGCTGCACCGCGGAACCAGAACCGGCAAGGGCAAAACCAGCCGCGCCGTCACCACGAAACTCGATCTCGGCGACCAGCTTCCACGCATCCTGGCCGACCCCGGGCGGCTGCGCCAGGTGCTGCATAATCTGCTGCTCAACGCGCGCGACGCGCTGACCAACACCCCCAGGCCGGTGATCCGGCTCGGCACGCGCGTGGCGGGGGAAAATAATCACCGTTTCGTCGAGCTCACGGTGCAGGACAACGGCCCGGGATTCCCGGACGCGCTGCTGGCGCGCCTATACGAGCCGTATGTCACGCACAAGGAAAAGGGCACCGGGCTCGGCCTGGCCATCGTCAAGCGCATCGTCGAGGAACACGGCGGCACCATCCGCGCCTATAACCTGAAGGAAGGCGGCGCCTGTGTCATCATCCGGCTTCCGGCCGGCACGGCGGCGGCCGAATCGCCGCCGGTTTCCCAAACGGCGCGGGGAGAAACGCAGGCATGA